Within the Dunckerocampus dactyliophorus isolate RoL2022-P2 chromosome 10, RoL_Ddac_1.1, whole genome shotgun sequence genome, the region TTTCATTGCAAGAAACCAAAGGAAGAATAGCGTAAGATCTTTCATTGGACCATGCAGACTTTTCGCATAGGCACTAGAAGACAGTGCATGCTATGCTGCCTTAAAAGTGAGCTGTATAACTGCTGTGGTTGGGAGATGAGATGGAAGCGGATGAAGGACATCAGCGAGGCACCGCAAGCAACCTGAACTCTTCAGGGGAACGTGTGAAGCCCATCACGCCCTGCAGGTTTGGCATCTCCCCCGGAATGGCAGTGAAGGTGAAGCGTTGTAGCAGAGTCGTGAAGAAAAGAAAGAGCTCCATTCTGGCCAGCTGCTCCCCCAAACACGCACGCTTACCTGGAAGCAAAAATATGGACAGCAGCTGGAGCTTTTCTGTTGAAACCAGTCCTCCTTGCTTCATGGAGAGTTGTGAAACCTGCTGAGAATGGTAGAAATGCATCTCTTCTGCGGAAATGGCCATCTGAATCCAAGAAATGCTGAGGGTTGAAGACATCTGGGGTCTCCCACTCATTCTTGTCATGAAGCACGGATGTGAGGATGGTGGTGATGGGTGTGCCCTGGCAAGCAGTCATCAGAGGATAGAATGAGGTTTTAGTTAGGGAGTAGGGCGTTGTAGCAAATATCCTGCTTTTATCCCTTGGTAGTGTTTTACCTTTGGGATGACATATCCTCCCAGTGTAGCATCGTGACTGGCCATCTTGGGGAATCCAAAGGGAAGAATATTCCCAATCCTTTGAGTTTCGTGGATGACGGCTTCCGTGTAGGGCAGGTTGGGTCTGTCGGCCATCGTGGGTTGGCGAGCCTGTCCAATCACCCTGTCGATCTCTGCCTGGACTTTGTCTGGGAGAGTCAGTCGTCAGAATTGGAAAATTCTGCATGGATTGGTTGGAAAGCGACACTCAGACTTACTCTGTATCTCTGGGTAGTGCAGCATGTAGACTAGAGCCCAGCGCAAGGTTGTGGCGGCGGTTTCTGTGCCGGCCTCCACCAGGTCAAGGAGGCAAACCAGCAGGGTTTCAATGTTGAAGCTGGCCTGGGGGTCTTCCTTCCCCTGCCAAGTTGCCAACAGAAAATATTCTTATTGGAAAGTGTCTTCAAGAGAAGATGTACGAAAGAGATTCcgatgtatatatttttttttattaccctGCCACACTATAGGTAGAATGAGGCAGAATGACGAATGGTTTATTCTGTCATGATCTATGTGCTGCATTGCTGCCACCTATCTGTCtcctgttgcagcacacctcagAGCCACCTTGATGAGCTAATTATCCACACCTGTGCCTCATCTAGATGAGCTACTTAAGCGGCTCACTAACTTCACACTGGTGCCAGATTGTGCCTTCTGCCACACTGTGACATGCTCCTTCCAGCATTCTTGTTCCTCTGTGTTTTTTGGCTCTCTGGTTGATTTACCTGTATAGTTGTAAGTAGCCGTATTCCCTGCTTGGTGTTCTCCAGCAGTGGTTTTATTATAGTGTACTTCTCTGCTAGTTTTTATTAGCATTTCTTTCAGTTATAACTTGTATTTTTTCCCTGACTCCTTTTCcatgccttgcagtgttttttgttagtattACCCGTGACTAGGTCAGGATGTATTTCAGTTGAACTTTgaattttgtgttttgtatttttgtatctttgttcctgttttgactatttttgtattaaaactttttgttacacggaacatcgtctctgcattttggattctaCGCCTGCGGCCGAGCGTAACATATTTTTGGATATTCAAAGTGTATTCTAAAAATTCTGATTGCACTCCAAATATTAGGGTCCATTCTTGTTGTCGGCCCTCTGGTATACCAtccttttgtaaaaaggctgctgttgaacctttgctttaaaaaaaattgttttgatcatttaattttttttcccttgtccTGTTTAGCCATTAGGGTAGggagtattgttgatctaaatgcccttacatgctcaacagatttgagatttaatttgactttattttatgttttgttgttatgcatgTTTGGAGCAGCCGGACCGAAGCAGGAgagtataaaaaaaagaagagaaaagaaaacagggggAGCCAcatcacatcatctgcaaatagcagagataaCATCCTAAGGACCCCAAACGGGACCCCCtcaacaccttggctgcgctagaaattctgtccataagaATTGAACAGAATCAGTGGCAAAGGGCAAACTTGGCCCACGTTCACCGcgaacaggctggacttactgctggcaatgcaaaccaggcctGCTTTgtttgtacaaggaccgaaaggCACGTAGTAGCATGCCACCAATTCCATACTCCCAGCGCACTCCCCACAGAACACCACAAGGGACACGgccaaatgccttttccaagttcataaagcacatgtagactggttggacaAACTTCCATGCACTCTGCAGTAACACTTGCAAAGGTGTAGAGTGGTCCAGTGTTCGGTAACCAGGAAGAAAACCAAATTCCACCACCTGTAGCTGAGGTTGGACTAACggttgtacccttctctccagcactctgaATAGACCTTCCCAGGGAGTGCAATCCCCATATAGTTGAAACACACTCTCAGCTCAACCTTTTTGAAAAAGGGGACCACTACCCCAGTTTGCCAGTCCAGAgctactgttcccgacttctaCACAATGTTAAAGAGATGTGTCAATCAAGACAAATCCGCTGGATGTTGTGGACCTCTCCCACTTTTGTAAAATAGTTGGACCTGTTGTGATTGAGGTTAAGATGAATGTTGTGTTACATTGTTCTTTTAGGTTGAACTGCAAGTTGAAGGTGTGTTGACAGAAGTCACCACGCTGTCATTTTTCATGTCTGGTTCAGACGCTAATAACCGCTAACTGCAGCTGCCTGCATCTGCTGCGTTCTGCTGCCATTTCAAACAATGCTAGAAGTTCAAATGATCCTATAAGATGGTGGTCCTAACTGTAGCGAGAATCAGGTTCCAATGGCTTTGCTGGGGGAAAAATGGAATCAACTCACCTTCTCTATCTCGCCAAGGTACACATCAATATAATCCCGGGGTTCTTCTTGGTTCCACTCTTCCTGGTGCTTCTCCACTTCCTTCCCCAGGAAGACCATGATCTCCCTGTAGTTGGCGTGGACCTTCTGGTGGGGACCGGGCAGGTACTTGAGCAGACGGGGGAAGGCATCGTAAAGCTGTGGACGGAACAAACCCTTTAGGTTGGCGCCTCAAGCTGGCTGAGTGTCATTATGGAGCTGAGTCGAGGTGATGGGAGCCATGACCTGTATAACCTCTGAGGTGGCAAGCGCGATGGCCTCAGTGTCCAACTGTAGGAACTTGCGAAAGGTCCCGTCACTGTACTCAAAGCGGCGTCCAAAGACCACAGATGAGATGATGTTACTCACTGAATTTATTATGGTGTACTGAGGGTTGAACGGCTTTCCTGCAAAGACAGCACGAGGATATGATGGATCAATGCATTTCTGTTTCAGAAGTCAATTTCACAGCTCTCTCAGGACTTACCTTGCTCCTCTTTGAAAGCTTCACAAATAAAGTTACATTCGACTTCAATGTATTTTTCCAGTGACTTGTGACCTTCTCCAAAGTAACGCAGGTGAGTGTTGGCAAAtttcctttgcttcttccaGTGGTAGCCATTGCTCATTACGATGCCTGCAACAGTTTGATGTTAACGTTATTCATTCATCTTCTACCACTTTTTTCAGGGACTGAGTGAGCTGAACTCAGATGACCCTGGTCCCTGGTCACCAGTCaggtcacatacacatgaagaACACGGgtgggccacatagtgaaaaataaaaggatgcaactttgccactttgatattttgtaaagcaacacatgataagaagttatatatatttcaagaaaaaactgcattacagctttgtgatatgggtgaaaaagcctattattagtatcaacttggctctttgctctttgttcttttttccccattttttctgtcttttttttgttcaaataattattctcaaataatcttcataaattttcttctctgaattttatgactttattttgatagGAAATAttacatatccatccatccatccattttctataccgcttcatcctcattagggtcgcgggggcatgctggagcctatcccagctgacttcgggcgacaggcggggtactaaatattacatatttcctcataatattacgagtttattcacataaaattgcaactttttttctcattagaatacaacttttttctcgtaatatatATCTCGTAATTACAGCAGGTTTATTTTCCATttccactgttgttttttttcaaactatttcaactttctggttgtaaattttctttactcattattaaatattattctcataatatttagactttattctcgtaaaattataattatttcaacaaccaaatttttcaaagattacaactttatttgtttgttttggataaaattacaactagggatgtcgcaagatctcgtgtcacaagatctcgcaaaattaaaatgtgacaagatttcttgttcagaaaaaacatgtctcgtgggcactaggctttgggacacatatacagtaaatcaataaataaatcacacaataaatgaaaatgaacttgatcattttgccagcgtCAATacgttgccatgtgcatgcgtgtctgttttacTCGTCTCACGCCTACAAATAGGCAGGAGGAGCGTCCACCAAAgggttcagcaccttggcgcattttgttccatagaacaatggcatgaacgcgGTAGGTGGAGggtggcatacacacagagtgcagaagagtgcaatatagtagaaattaaatctgtagattacaatatattgtcatatatgttttatattttttcattgtactttccttaaaagtaatgttaaaatcttgtttgGTTTccttctcgtggacccaatctcgtgtatctcgtgacacccctaattatgaattctaaaaaaaataacgtctttctttaactcattcaatcccagtcatttttcaaaagacaaacactTCAGTACcgaccattttagacaattttcactgatctttcaaggcacacagaatattgtgttctgtggctatataaacatggaacctaccaaaacaaatattagactcctgtctttcatcaggaaaaaaagagtttgtttctacctttttccgttctttactaatcagcagtagaacattggtaagtttcaggaaaatatcagtttctgtctagaaaaagaagaaatccagctttttgtgaaaagaaacatttcaagcataactttcactctgacacaaatagttgtggtttttgtgacagctcatatctaaatggtctttcacttgtacagcGTTTTCCACCTCCAAAGCACTCTGACACTGTtcgcacatttacctactgaacccccagttgcttcAGGACCAACTGGGGGTTctgtatcttgcccaaggatacttcgacatgatcacgggaggagAGAGGATTGaatccgcaaccttcaggttgggagacgatcACTCTACCACCCTAGCCATGCCGCCCCAAAGACAACTccaaacaactataccaacataaacaacacaaaaaagggattGTTTTACTTcaacataacaatttatttacactgGGAACTTTTgaaaattttcacatttggaactgtactatgtgtgtgcatgtgtgtgcacgcatgtgcgTGTGCACACATTAACATTAGCCTACCATGAATAacctgcatgctacactcctccacacactcacttcctccttcctgctgCTCAATTGCTGTTATCAAATGCagttctgccaccttgtggccgtttttctggcttaaaattgctctgatgtGAAATGCATTAGCGGAGAGTTGTGTCATGTGTCTATGGACTGTTAGAGAAATTAGTGGTGCGTGCCATCGCTCACCGCCTTTAAAGTACTCGTGGAAGAGTCGGACAATGGGACGATCAACAAAGCTGTCCAGCTGGATGACGAGAGCTTCTTTGACCGTCTTGTAACCCCAAATAAACACCATCCTCTGGCCGCCGGTCCTCAGACTGAACACTGGACCGTACTTCTTTGCGAGCTGTGGACCAACAAAACCATCGGACAAATGCAGAAATTATTTGGTAAGCGTTCAATATATTGCGGCGTTCATCTCACATT harbors:
- the LOC129189165 gene encoding cytochrome P450 2J2-like, which codes for MIFQALFQCLDISGWLLFGFVVLLLTDVVRNRRPPSFPPGPWALPFLGNVFTRADDKSMENLAKKYGPVFSLRTGGQRMVFIWGYKTVKEALVIQLDSFVDRPIVRLFHEYFKGGIVMSNGYHWKKQRKFANTHLRYFGEGHKSLEKYIEVECNFICEAFKEEQGKPFNPQYTIINSVSNIISSVVFGRRFEYSDGTFRKFLQLDTEAIALATSEVIQLYDAFPRLLKYLPGPHQKVHANYREIMVFLGKEVEKHQEEWNQEEPRDYIDVYLGEIEKGKEDPQASFNIETLLVCLLDLVEAGTETAATTLRWALVYMLHYPEIQNKVQAEIDRVIGQARQPTMADRPNLPYTEAVIHETQRIGNILPFGFPKMASHDATLGGYVIPKGTPITTILTSVLHDKNEWETPDVFNPQHFLDSDGHFRRRDAFLPFSAGKRACLGEQLARMELFLFFTTLLQRFTFTAIPGEMPNLQGVMGFTRSPEEFRLLAVPR